The following proteins are co-located in the Candidatus Eisenbacteria bacterium genome:
- a CDS encoding T9SS type A sorting domain-containing protein has protein sequence MRPVISVLLLVLLISAPALAAPKKALFDFTKSETAGQSDWIIDTDMPVPAPAQTGITAGTAENYWLGGISAWGVAMVKRGYTVATLTSAYGITYGNMANPHDLSNYDVFIIPEPQNPFSAAETTAIFAFLRNGGGIVAVGDHNSSDRDSDGWDSPRVYNALDPGHVLGVHWGVTGDPSNSISQVSTNVSSSPTDSIIHGPFGTVSNLSFHAGNTFTLYPATNPTVRGNVWMNGASQAGTTQAMVASSVYGNGRIVFVGDSSPMDDGTGQPGNTLFTGWTEAGTTDSSVFMNAAIWVTRRDAGAGDTIPPVVTITSPVGGESWALGSAHNITWTATDAVGVTSVDLAYSVDGGATFPNVIATGLANSGSYSWTLGGLPSATARVRAIAHDAAGHVGSDSSHANFTIAGWTITASAGANGSIAPSGTIGVADGASPTFTMTPVAGYHVADVLVNGISEGAAAGYTFAPVHANQTISVSFAVNTSDTQAPVVTVTAPVGGESWAIGSSQNITWTATDNVGVTSVDLAYSSNGGATFPTVIASGIANSGSHAWTVAGLPTATARVRVTAHDGAGNAGRDSSHANFALTGWTVTATAGANGSISPGGAIGVGDGATPSFAITPSAGYHVADVLVNGGSVGAVTDYTFPAVHADQTISASFDPSSYTVNITTVGGGTVAKSPDQPDYLGGSTVQLTANPTVGWVFAGWSGDASGATNPLNVLIDGNKNITATFSQHAYVWNQAGTAAYGTATNWTPTRTTPATDDVLIFNGGGMVTVTGVPAQTIGQLQLSNNSSVALQPSAAVTLALSGASGLALDVAAGSALLLNGTSALTLQLSAGTTGTVRGAVTVGGAAHRMIVGSASGLSFQSGAVLTLGTGFSGNFFGTGVAPGALNSAVFQSGSLMIQSAGANPFGASAPNAVTVFQHGSRFRMDGSLTPSVSGRTYADFELNNAAASLAPTGSNAWIMDSLIVSAGTLNLGSLTGGGTLKGNVVVRSGATLTFSPAGALTLALGGTAPQAILVQGTLNTSATSNIAVNNASGVSLLSNVTLSGGLMFALGNLTTGGSALTMGSTGSVSGAAQSTGWVVGNLHRSMAAGAPTVRFDVGDALRYSPATVTMSGNSGVFDLAATCATPDHPSLAASDLDPAKSVNRWWSLTPTGTPSFTGYDVTLAYPAGDVDGGASTAAFLVRRYSGGWNPTAIGARTATSTQATGLTGWGDFAVAEFKVPSYTITATAGSNGSITPSGAVSVNVGGSQHFSITPAPAYVVADVLVDGVSVGPDTAYTFTNVTANHTIDVAFTSGVIVGVGGGPRVLALYPSRPNPSTGSVTLRFSLPEGGRAVLEVMDVGGRVVRRVDEPFPAGPHSWTWDGRTTAGSRAGAGMYFLRLQTQWGTKTGRLVRVG, from the coding sequence ATGCGTCCGGTCATCTCCGTGCTGCTGCTCGTCCTGCTGATCTCCGCGCCCGCCCTGGCGGCGCCCAAGAAGGCCCTGTTCGACTTCACCAAGAGCGAGACCGCCGGCCAGTCCGACTGGATCATCGACACGGACATGCCCGTTCCGGCGCCGGCGCAGACTGGCATCACCGCGGGCACGGCCGAGAACTACTGGCTCGGCGGCATCTCCGCGTGGGGCGTGGCGATGGTCAAGCGCGGCTATACGGTGGCCACGCTCACCTCGGCCTATGGCATCACCTACGGCAACATGGCCAACCCCCACGACCTCTCCAACTACGACGTGTTCATCATCCCCGAGCCGCAGAACCCATTCTCCGCGGCGGAGACAACCGCGATCTTCGCGTTCCTGCGCAACGGGGGCGGCATCGTGGCGGTGGGCGACCACAACTCCTCGGACCGCGACAGCGACGGCTGGGACTCGCCGCGGGTGTACAACGCCCTGGACCCGGGCCACGTCCTGGGCGTGCACTGGGGCGTGACCGGCGATCCCAGCAACAGCATCAGCCAGGTCTCGACCAACGTGTCCAGCTCACCCACGGACTCCATCATCCACGGACCGTTTGGCACGGTGAGCAACCTGTCCTTCCACGCCGGCAACACCTTCACCCTGTACCCGGCGACCAATCCCACGGTGCGCGGCAACGTCTGGATGAACGGCGCCTCGCAGGCCGGCACCACCCAGGCGATGGTGGCCAGCTCGGTGTACGGCAATGGACGCATCGTCTTCGTCGGCGACAGCAGCCCCATGGACGACGGCACGGGCCAGCCCGGCAACACGCTCTTCACCGGATGGACCGAGGCCGGCACCACCGACAGCTCGGTGTTCATGAACGCGGCCATCTGGGTCACGCGCCGCGACGCGGGCGCCGGCGACACCATTCCCCCGGTGGTCACCATCACCTCCCCGGTGGGCGGCGAAAGCTGGGCCCTCGGTTCCGCGCACAACATCACCTGGACCGCCACCGACGCCGTGGGCGTGACCTCGGTGGACCTGGCCTACTCGGTGGACGGCGGCGCCACCTTCCCGAATGTCATCGCCACCGGCCTGGCCAACAGCGGCAGTTACTCCTGGACCCTTGGCGGGCTGCCCTCGGCCACGGCCCGCGTGCGCGCCATCGCGCATGACGCGGCCGGCCACGTGGGCTCCGATTCGAGCCACGCCAACTTCACCATCGCCGGCTGGACCATCACCGCCAGCGCGGGCGCCAACGGCAGCATCGCGCCCAGCGGCACCATCGGCGTGGCGGACGGCGCCAGCCCCACCTTCACCATGACGCCGGTCGCCGGCTATCACGTGGCGGACGTGCTGGTGAACGGGATCTCCGAGGGCGCGGCGGCGGGCTACACCTTCGCGCCGGTGCACGCCAACCAGACCATCTCGGTGTCCTTCGCGGTGAACACCTCGGACACGCAGGCCCCGGTGGTGACGGTCACCGCCCCGGTGGGCGGGGAGAGCTGGGCCATCGGCTCCTCGCAGAACATCACCTGGACCGCCACGGACAACGTGGGCGTGACCTCGGTGGACCTGGCGTACTCGTCCAACGGCGGGGCCACGTTCCCCACCGTCATCGCCAGCGGGATCGCCAACAGCGGCAGCCACGCGTGGACCGTCGCCGGGCTTCCCACGGCCACCGCACGGGTGCGCGTAACGGCGCACGACGGCGCGGGCAATGCGGGCCGCGATTCCAGCCACGCCAACTTCGCGCTGACCGGATGGACCGTGACCGCCACCGCCGGCGCCAACGGCAGCATCTCGCCCGGCGGCGCCATCGGCGTGGGCGACGGCGCCACGCCTTCCTTTGCCATCACGCCCTCTGCCGGCTACCACGTGGCGGACGTGCTGGTGAACGGCGGCTCGGTGGGCGCCGTGACGGACTACACCTTTCCGGCGGTGCACGCCGACCAGACCATCAGCGCCTCGTTCGATCCCTCCAGCTACACCGTGAACATCACCACGGTGGGCGGCGGCACGGTGGCGAAGAGCCCCGACCAGCCCGACTACCTGGGTGGCAGCACGGTCCAGCTCACCGCCAATCCGACGGTCGGCTGGGTGTTCGCCGGCTGGAGCGGGGACGCCAGCGGGGCCACCAACCCGCTCAATGTGCTGATTGACGGCAACAAGAACATCACCGCCACCTTCTCGCAGCACGCCTACGTGTGGAACCAGGCCGGCACCGCGGCCTACGGCACGGCCACCAACTGGACGCCCACGCGCACCACGCCGGCCACCGACGACGTGCTGATCTTCAACGGCGGCGGGATGGTGACCGTGACCGGCGTGCCGGCGCAGACCATCGGCCAGCTGCAGCTCTCCAACAACAGCTCCGTGGCGCTGCAGCCCTCCGCCGCGGTCACGCTGGCCCTCAGCGGGGCCTCCGGCCTGGCGCTGGACGTGGCGGCGGGATCCGCGCTGTTGCTGAACGGCACCAGCGCGCTGACGCTGCAACTGAGCGCGGGCACGACGGGGACTGTACGGGGTGCGGTGACCGTCGGCGGCGCGGCACACCGCATGATCGTGGGCAGCGCCAGCGGCCTCAGCTTCCAGTCGGGCGCGGTGCTCACGCTGGGCACCGGCTTCAGCGGCAACTTCTTCGGCACCGGGGTCGCGCCGGGAGCGCTCAACTCGGCGGTGTTCCAGTCCGGCTCGCTGATGATCCAGTCCGCCGGCGCCAACCCGTTCGGCGCCAGCGCGCCCAACGCCGTGACGGTGTTCCAGCACGGCAGCCGCTTCCGCATGGACGGCTCGCTCACGCCGTCGGTCTCCGGCCGCACCTACGCCGACTTCGAGCTGAACAACGCCGCCGCCAGCCTGGCGCCGACCGGCTCCAACGCCTGGATCATGGACAGCCTGATCGTGTCCGCGGGCACGCTGAACCTGGGCAGCCTCACCGGTGGCGGCACGCTCAAGGGCAACGTGGTGGTCCGGAGTGGCGCCACGCTCACGTTCAGCCCCGCCGGCGCGCTCACGCTCGCGCTGGGTGGCACCGCGCCGCAGGCGATCCTGGTGCAGGGCACCCTCAACACCAGCGCCACGTCGAACATCGCGGTGAACAACGCCAGCGGCGTATCCCTGCTGAGCAACGTCACGCTGAGCGGCGGGTTGATGTTCGCGCTGGGCAACCTCACCACGGGGGGCAGCGCGCTGACCATGGGCTCCACCGGCAGCGTGTCCGGCGCGGCGCAGTCCACGGGATGGGTGGTGGGCAACCTGCACCGGAGCATGGCCGCCGGCGCGCCCACCGTGAGATTCGACGTGGGCGATGCGCTCCGTTACTCGCCCGCGACGGTCACCATGAGCGGCAACAGCGGCGTCTTCGACCTGGCGGCCACCTGCGCCACCCCGGACCACCCGAGCCTGGCCGCCTCCGACCTCGACCCGGCCAAGTCCGTCAACCGCTGGTGGTCGCTTACGCCCACCGGCACGCCCAGCTTCACCGGCTACGACGTCACGCTGGCGTACCCGGCCGGCGACGTGGATGGCGGGGCCAGCACGGCCGCGTTCCTGGTCCGCCGCTACAGCGGTGGCTGGAACCCCACGGCCATCGGCGCGCGCACCGCCACCAGCACCCAGGCCACCGGCCTCACGGGTTGGGGGGACTTCGCCGTGGCCGAGTTCAAGGTGCCCAGCTACACCATCACCGCCACCGCGGGCTCCAACGGGAGCATCACGCCGAGTGGCGCGGTGTCGGTGAACGTGGGGGGAAGTCAGCACTTCTCCATCACGCCCGCCCCGGCCTACGTGGTGGCAGACGTGCTGGTGGATGGAGTGAGTGTGGGTCCGGACACCGCCTACACCTTCACCAACGTAACCGCCAACCACACCATTGACGTGGCTTTCACATCCGGAGTCATCGTGGGTGTGGGAGGTGGCCCGCGGGTCCTGGCGCTCTACCCGTCGCGTCCCAACCCCAGCACCGGGTCCGTGACGCTGCGCTTCTCCCTGCCCGAGGGCGGCCGCGCGGTGCTCGAGGTGATGGACGTGGGCGGGCGGGTGGTACGGCGCGTGGACGAGCCCTTCCCGGCCGGCCCGCACTCCTGGACCTGGGACGGCCGCACCACCGCCGGCTCGAGGGCCGGCGCCGGGATGTACTTCCTGCGGCTGCAGACGCAGTGGGGGACGAAGACCGGGCGGTTGGTGCGGGTGGGGTAG
- a CDS encoding PP2C family protein-serine/threonine phosphatase, with protein MGLQRRTPSARRSAVRGLITLLWRSPLIAIGFGLLFGLLLGRKPGDLAGLMLVSAVFTYTIALTMWVGEHTLFPRVVRPLPDGSRPVAHTITFFSSLSIAGAFLAAFVSEAFFGLRLLGSLRSLGVFLAFILIFTTLFMGIVMANRYYLDAMKRAREDGELQLARRIQQSFLPDVFPTGPGFEVHAVNISSRQVSGDFYDVMPAGEHGLLLAIADVSGKGFPAALLGSMLQASLRTQAADKESTAAITGTVNALATGAGSTGKFVTMFLAHLDKRTLALRYTNAGHNPPLLLRSSGARETLEEGGTVVGAFEGLGYAEGSVTLRPGDRLVFFTDGVTEAENAAGEMFGDERLISLLAGLPPDLSARGIVDRTLGGLNAFLGEVEPGDDITVMALRIPE; from the coding sequence ATGGGCCTCCAACGCCGGACCCCCAGCGCGCGCCGCTCCGCGGTGCGCGGGCTGATCACGCTGCTGTGGCGCTCGCCGCTCATCGCGATCGGGTTCGGCCTGCTCTTCGGGCTGCTCCTGGGCCGGAAGCCCGGCGACCTGGCCGGGCTGATGCTCGTCTCGGCGGTCTTCACCTACACCATCGCGCTGACCATGTGGGTCGGGGAACACACGCTGTTTCCCCGCGTGGTCCGGCCGCTGCCCGACGGCTCCCGGCCGGTGGCGCACACGATCACGTTCTTCAGCAGCCTGAGCATCGCGGGGGCGTTCCTGGCGGCCTTCGTGTCGGAGGCCTTCTTCGGGCTGCGCCTGCTGGGGTCCCTGCGCAGCCTGGGCGTGTTCCTGGCGTTCATCCTGATCTTCACCACGCTGTTCATGGGGATCGTCATGGCGAACCGGTACTATCTCGACGCCATGAAGCGGGCGCGCGAGGACGGCGAGCTGCAGCTCGCCCGCCGCATCCAGCAGTCGTTCCTGCCGGACGTGTTCCCCACGGGCCCGGGCTTCGAGGTCCACGCGGTGAACATCTCCTCGCGGCAGGTCAGCGGGGACTTCTACGACGTCATGCCCGCGGGCGAGCACGGACTGCTGCTGGCCATCGCCGACGTGTCGGGCAAGGGCTTTCCCGCCGCGCTCCTGGGCTCCATGCTGCAGGCTTCGCTGCGCACCCAGGCCGCCGACAAGGAATCCACCGCGGCCATCACCGGCACGGTGAATGCGCTGGCCACCGGCGCCGGCTCCACCGGGAAGTTCGTGACCATGTTCCTGGCCCACCTGGACAAGCGCACGCTCGCGCTGCGCTACACCAACGCCGGGCACAACCCGCCGCTGCTGCTGCGCTCTTCGGGCGCGCGCGAGACCCTGGAGGAGGGCGGCACGGTGGTGGGGGCCTTCGAGGGCCTGGGCTACGCGGAGGGCAGCGTGACCCTGCGGCCCGGGGACCGGCTGGTGTTCTTCACCGACGGCGTCACCGAGGCGGAGAACGCCGCGGGGGAGATGTTCGGCGATGAGCGGCTCATTTCGCTGCTGGCCGGGCTGCCGCCGGACCTGTCGGCCCGCGGAATCGTGGACCGCACCCTGGGCGGGCTCAACGCCTTCCTGGGGGAGGTGGAGCCGGGGGACGACATTACGGTGATGGCGCTGAGAATTCCGGAATAG
- a CDS encoding alpha-amylase produces MTPEPVFEFHVSRAARDRYAFDALLFVLSGNVVFAGVDAARDFAHRINTVRGARQHPELAVNPGALYAMGLIDEALHAMVALYRAQRDPRALTDALPWFEARLGREALDRALLAFADEFPVVPVYRGTVRASEWLAGATGGVPHRAVALEEMMLLWLANLNPAFRPFAELFDDRALATGTAYREITGALRAWFDTRPRFGPGDRNLVDLLRAPALASPDSLEGQLAYIRDEWEPLLGDFVRRLLTALDVLKEEELAIFLRYHPARQFGGAPPGLGPSGRDWVVSYAGLDPEYERFSRDLDWMPRTVLIAKTVYVWLDQLSRRCGRAITRLDQVPDEELDALVRRGINSLWLIGVWERSRASQRIKRLCGNPDAVASAYSLDDYVIAQDLGGEEAFAGLRERAAARGLRLASDMVPNHVGIDAPWVIRHPEWFVQLRHLPFPAYSFNGPDLSNDGRVEIKIEDHYYDRTDASVVFRRLDRHTGETRYFYHGNDGTAMPWNDTAQLDYLNPEVREAVIQTILHVARQFPIIRFDAAMTLTKRHYQRLWFPEPGSGGAIPTRAEHGLTRAEFNAAMPAEFWREVVDRVAAEAPNTLLLAEAFWLMEGYFVRTLGMHRVYNSAFMNMLRDEENANYRSVMKNTLEFDPEVLKRFVNFMSNPDERTSVDQFGKGDKYFGVCTLMITLPGLPMFGHGQIEGLTEKYGMEYRRAYYDEQPDPWLVGRHEREIFPLLHRRPLFADAQDFLLYDFYTDAGHVNEDVYAYSNRRGEERGLVVYNNRHAGTRGWIRVSCAYATKAPDGSRILRQRSLGEAFGLGADPGGLVAFRDARSGLEYVHRARDLAERGMHLKLDGYACRVLLDWRDIPDDGGRPWGALSHMLAGHGVPSLDDALRKLELQPVHDALRSLLEPALARGLAQAGAGKGAEAAAPAAKAGGSDAAPAAPSAFEPLVERAVRRTRRFLEAGRHFASGQAGQAVGLGASREWRGGLESACSALRARLEAAVRVPALEKLFSGPWPEAAREVLPAAVRSVAPGARPGVAPSPAGRVAPEVSPAAAPATASAPTSAPAPPDHAAATWATVLAWCALEALGGYQDPVHADAAASALFDAMRLQEPLADALGALGVEGEERWRVAARVRAAFTHAEWAPYAGPRPAPTGSPFGWLRDPNAAWAVGVHEHEGEQYLVQEPFERLLWWMALRALLDVAAAGAPDAAAVRDIERQVEERRSAAEAGGYRVDVLLEASAKP; encoded by the coding sequence CGCGCCGCGCGCGACCGCTATGCCTTCGACGCGCTCCTGTTCGTCCTGAGCGGGAACGTGGTCTTCGCCGGCGTGGACGCCGCGCGCGACTTCGCCCACCGCATCAACACGGTCCGCGGCGCGCGGCAGCATCCCGAGCTGGCGGTCAACCCCGGGGCGCTCTACGCCATGGGTCTCATTGACGAGGCGCTGCACGCCATGGTGGCGCTGTACCGGGCGCAGCGCGACCCCCGCGCCCTCACCGACGCGCTGCCGTGGTTCGAGGCGCGCCTGGGCCGCGAGGCGCTGGACCGGGCGCTGCTGGCCTTCGCCGATGAGTTCCCGGTGGTGCCGGTGTATCGCGGCACGGTCCGCGCCTCCGAGTGGCTCGCCGGCGCCACCGGCGGCGTGCCGCACCGCGCGGTGGCCCTCGAAGAGATGATGTTGCTGTGGCTGGCCAACCTGAACCCGGCCTTCCGGCCCTTCGCCGAGCTGTTCGACGACCGCGCACTGGCCACCGGCACCGCCTATCGCGAGATCACCGGCGCGCTGCGCGCCTGGTTCGACACCCGCCCGCGGTTCGGGCCCGGGGACCGCAACCTGGTGGACCTGCTGCGTGCGCCCGCGCTGGCCTCGCCCGACTCGCTGGAGGGCCAGCTGGCCTACATCCGCGATGAGTGGGAGCCGCTGCTGGGCGACTTCGTGCGCCGCCTGCTCACCGCCCTGGACGTGCTCAAGGAGGAGGAGCTGGCCATCTTCCTGCGCTATCACCCGGCGCGGCAGTTCGGCGGGGCCCCGCCGGGACTGGGGCCGTCGGGGCGCGATTGGGTCGTTTCCTACGCGGGGCTGGACCCCGAATACGAGCGATTCAGCCGCGACCTGGACTGGATGCCGCGCACGGTGCTCATCGCCAAGACGGTGTACGTGTGGCTGGACCAGCTCTCGCGCCGCTGCGGCAGGGCCATCACCCGCCTGGACCAGGTCCCCGACGAGGAACTGGATGCACTGGTGCGCCGCGGCATCAACTCGCTGTGGCTGATCGGGGTTTGGGAGCGCAGCCGCGCCTCGCAGCGGATCAAGCGCCTGTGCGGCAATCCCGACGCGGTGGCCTCGGCGTATTCGCTGGACGACTACGTGATCGCGCAGGACCTGGGCGGGGAGGAGGCCTTCGCCGGCCTGCGCGAGCGTGCCGCGGCGCGGGGCCTGCGCCTGGCCAGCGACATGGTGCCCAATCATGTCGGTATTGACGCGCCGTGGGTGATCCGCCACCCCGAGTGGTTCGTGCAGCTTCGCCACCTGCCCTTCCCGGCGTACAGCTTCAACGGGCCGGACCTCTCCAACGACGGGCGCGTGGAGATCAAGATCGAGGACCACTACTACGATCGCACCGACGCGTCGGTGGTGTTCCGGCGGCTGGACCGTCACACCGGCGAGACGCGCTACTTCTACCACGGCAACGACGGCACCGCGATGCCGTGGAACGACACCGCCCAGCTGGACTACCTCAACCCGGAAGTGCGCGAGGCGGTGATCCAGACGATCCTGCACGTGGCGCGGCAGTTTCCCATCATCCGCTTCGACGCGGCGATGACGCTCACCAAGCGCCACTACCAGAGGCTGTGGTTCCCCGAGCCAGGCTCCGGCGGGGCCATTCCCACGCGCGCCGAGCACGGGCTGACCCGCGCGGAATTCAACGCCGCCATGCCCGCAGAGTTCTGGCGCGAGGTGGTGGATCGCGTAGCCGCGGAGGCCCCCAACACGCTGCTGCTGGCCGAGGCCTTCTGGCTCATGGAAGGCTACTTCGTGCGCACCCTGGGGATGCACCGCGTCTACAACAGCGCCTTCATGAACATGCTGCGCGACGAGGAGAACGCCAACTACCGCAGCGTCATGAAGAACACGCTCGAGTTCGACCCCGAGGTGCTCAAGCGCTTCGTCAACTTCATGAGCAACCCCGACGAGCGGACATCCGTGGATCAGTTCGGCAAGGGCGACAAGTACTTCGGCGTGTGCACCCTGATGATCACGCTGCCCGGCCTGCCGATGTTCGGACACGGCCAGATCGAAGGGCTCACCGAGAAGTACGGCATGGAGTACCGCCGCGCCTACTACGACGAGCAGCCCGATCCGTGGCTGGTGGGGCGTCACGAGCGCGAGATCTTCCCGCTGCTGCACCGCCGGCCGCTGTTCGCCGACGCGCAGGACTTCCTGCTGTACGACTTCTACACCGACGCCGGCCACGTGAACGAGGACGTGTACGCCTACTCCAACCGGCGCGGCGAAGAGCGCGGCCTGGTGGTCTACAACAACCGCCACGCCGGCACCCGAGGCTGGATCCGCGTATCGTGCGCCTACGCCACCAAGGCCCCCGACGGCTCGCGGATCCTCCGACAGAGGAGCCTGGGGGAGGCCTTCGGGCTGGGCGCCGATCCGGGCGGCCTGGTGGCCTTCCGCGACGCGCGCAGCGGCCTCGAGTACGTGCACCGCGCCCGCGACCTCGCCGAGCGCGGCATGCACCTGAAGCTCGACGGCTACGCCTGCCGGGTGCTCCTGGACTGGCGCGACATCCCCGACGACGGCGGGCGCCCGTGGGGCGCGCTGAGCCACATGCTGGCCGGCCACGGCGTGCCCAGCCTGGACGACGCGCTGCGCAAGCTGGAGCTGCAGCCGGTCCACGACGCGCTGCGTTCGCTGCTGGAGCCCGCGCTGGCGAGGGGGCTGGCGCAGGCGGGTGCGGGGAAGGGTGCGGAAGCTGCGGCGCCGGCTGCGAAGGCGGGGGGGTCCGACGCGGCCCCGGCCGCCCCCTCGGCCTTCGAGCCGCTCGTGGAAAGGGCCGTGCGCCGCACGCGCAGGTTCCTCGAGGCCGGGCGCCATTTCGCGTCCGGGCAGGCCGGGCAGGCGGTGGGCCTGGGGGCGTCGCGCGAATGGCGGGGCGGGCTGGAATCAGCCTGTTCGGCGCTACGCGCGCGCCTTGAAGCCGCGGTGCGCGTCCCCGCACTCGAGAAGTTGTTCTCCGGGCCGTGGCCGGAGGCGGCGCGCGAGGTCCTGCCGGCGGCAGTGCGAAGCGTGGCGCCGGGGGCCAGGCCCGGGGTGGCGCCCTCGCCGGCCGGCCGTGTGGCGCCGGAGGTGTCGCCTGCGGCGGCGCCCGCGACCGCGTCCGCCCCCACGTCCGCGCCGGCTCCACCGGATCACGCCGCGGCGACCTGGGCCACGGTGCTCGCGTGGTGCGCGCTGGAAGCCCTCGGCGGATACCAGGATCCCGTGCACGCGGACGCCGCCGCCTCGGCGCTCTTCGACGCCATGCGCCTGCAGGAGCCGCTGGCCGACGCACTGGGCGCGCTGGGCGTCGAGGGCGAGGAACGCTGGCGCGTGGCGGCGCGGGTGCGCGCGGCGTTCACGCACGCCGAGTGGGCGCCGTACGCGGGCCCGCGCCCGGCTCCAACCGGATCCCCCTTCGGCTGGCTGCGCGATCCCAACGCGGCGTGGGCCGTGGGCGTGCACGAGCACGAGGGGGAGCAGTACCTGGTCCAGGAGCCCTTCGAGCGGCTGCTGTGGTGGATGGCGCTGCGGGCGCTGCTGGACGTTGCCGCGGCGGGCGCTCCGGATGCCGCCGCGGTGCGCGACATCGAGCGCCAGGTCGAGGAACGGCGGAGCGCGGCCGAGGCGGGCGGCTACCGGGTGGATGTGCTGCTCGAGGCGTCCGCCAAGCCCTGA